The Candidatus Hydrogenedens sp. genome includes a window with the following:
- a CDS encoding NAD(P)(+) transhydrogenase (Re/Si-specific) subunit beta: MVSAVTFILGLKMLSKPTTAIKGNIISGLGMCLAIAVTLVNPVIKSYEWIIIGGLIGSIIGAIAAIKVPMTSMPGFVAFFNGTGGLASMLVGWSDFHVTYKGYGAYSLENIVLILATYLAMLIGGVTFSGSMVAYAKLEEKIQGKPILFKGQQLVNAIVLGLSIIIGVLFFASPNGPLMYPAVILLMILSNILGILVTIPIGGADMPVVICLLNSYSGMAACASGFVLNNTVLIVAGALVGASGIILTAIMCKAMNRSLANVLFSGFGSSEGSVSTSETGEVKALSPEDAYFVLEAARSVVFVPGYGMAVAQAQHVVKELADLLEKNGAEVKYAIHPVAGRMPGHMNVLLAEANVPYDQLLEMDDINPIIDTVDVCIVVGANDVVNPSARENPKSAIYGMPIINVDYAKTCFVLKRSLASGFSGVENPLFFKENTRMIFGDAKQTLTAIINQFKEAQE; encoded by the coding sequence TGAGTGGATAATAATCGGAGGACTTATAGGAAGCATTATTGGAGCCATTGCTGCGATAAAAGTCCCGATGACTTCTATGCCGGGATTTGTTGCATTTTTCAATGGAACAGGCGGACTTGCCAGTATGTTAGTCGGTTGGTCTGATTTTCATGTTACATATAAAGGTTATGGGGCATATAGCCTGGAAAATATTGTATTAATACTTGCAACTTATCTGGCGATGTTAATCGGTGGAGTTACCTTCTCAGGAAGTATGGTTGCTTATGCAAAGTTAGAAGAAAAAATTCAAGGAAAACCAATTCTATTTAAGGGACAGCAGTTAGTAAACGCTATCGTATTAGGATTGTCTATCATAATTGGAGTTCTTTTCTTTGCCAGTCCTAATGGTCCTTTAATGTATCCAGCAGTTATTTTGTTAATGATATTATCAAATATTCTGGGTATTTTAGTTACTATCCCCATTGGCGGTGCGGATATGCCTGTTGTTATATGTTTGTTAAATAGTTATTCAGGTATGGCAGCATGTGCATCCGGTTTCGTATTAAATAATACAGTACTAATCGTGGCGGGGGCATTAGTCGGTGCAAGTGGTATTATTCTTACAGCAATTATGTGTAAAGCAATGAATCGTTCCCTTGCTAATGTCTTATTCAGTGGCTTTGGTTCATCTGAAGGGTCAGTTAGCACATCTGAGACTGGTGAAGTAAAAGCATTATCACCTGAAGATGCCTATTTCGTATTAGAGGCGGCTCGTTCTGTTGTATTTGTTCCTGGTTATGGTATGGCAGTTGCACAGGCTCAACATGTGGTAAAGGAACTTGCGGACTTATTAGAAAAAAATGGGGCAGAGGTAAAGTATGCCATTCACCCTGTTGCAGGTCGTATGCCAGGTCACATGAATGTCTTATTGGCAGAAGCCAATGTGCCTTATGACCAATTATTGGAGATGGACGATATTAATCCGATTATCGACACAGTAGATGTTTGTATTGTTGTTGGTGCGAATGATGTCGTAAATCCGTCAGCAAGAGAAAATCCTAAGAGTGCTATCTATGGAATGCCTATTATTAATGTAGATTACGCTAAAACCTGTTTTGTCTTGAAGCGTTCTCTCGCATCGGGTTTCTCTGGTGTTGAAAACCCGCTATTCTTTAAAGAAAATACACGAATGATTTTTGGAGATGCTAAACAGACATTAACAGCAATTATAAATCAGTTCAAGGAAGCACAAGAGTAA
- a CDS encoding aconitate hydratase produces the protein MLFDLELIKNVLNNYQNDIKEIRDKLNRPLTLTEKILYSHVSNKADIREIKRGDEYIEFNPDRVAMQDATAQMALLQFMQAGRPKVAVPTTVHCDHLIQAEKGATSDLQKALKENEEVYNFLYSVSQKYGIGFWKPGAGIIHQVILENYAFPGGMMIGTDSHTPNAGGLGMIAIGVGGADAVDVMAGLPWELKFPKILGVKLTGELKGWTSPKDVILKLAGILTVKGGTGYIIEYFGPGVETISCTGKATICNMGAEVGATCSIFPFDKRMKDYLFHTGREKVAQLCEALSKELCPDTDVVLTPEKYYDLVIEIDLSTLEPYLNGPFTPDLATPISQIKEKAIANNWPLKVEVGLIGSCTNSSYEDLSRSASIARQAVSKKLKAKAEFIITPGSEQIHETIERDGILKDFENINGVVLANACGPCIGQWARHRYSPNDEPNTIVTSFNRNFAKRNDGNPKTHAFVSSPEIVTALVLSGDITFNPLTDKLINEEGVEVMLDPPTGDEFPRNGFVCSNSGYVPPAEQSQNLNVDVRADSQRLQLLEPFPPNNGDLIGLYLLLKIKGKCTTDHISPAGPWLKYRGHLDNISNNCFMGAINAFNNKSNTTKNLLTSEYGTVSQVQRFYKQKGIGTIVVGDENYGEGSSREHAAMEPRYLGVKAILVRSFARIHETNLKKQGILALTFADPKDYDKIQEDDKIDILGLDDFSPQKPLTVVIHHSDGTKETLLANHSYNATQIEWYKSGGALNIIRKQFSKKEM, from the coding sequence ATGTTGTTTGATTTAGAATTAATAAAAAATGTTTTAAATAACTATCAAAATGATATAAAAGAAATTCGAGATAAGTTAAACCGTCCTCTAACTCTTACAGAGAAAATCCTATATAGCCATGTATCTAACAAAGCCGATATTCGTGAAATTAAGAGAGGAGATGAATATATTGAGTTCAATCCGGATAGGGTTGCCATGCAAGATGCTACAGCCCAAATGGCATTATTGCAGTTTATGCAAGCAGGTAGACCTAAAGTCGCCGTTCCTACCACAGTCCATTGTGACCATCTAATCCAGGCAGAAAAAGGGGCAACATCCGATTTACAAAAAGCACTAAAAGAGAACGAAGAAGTTTATAACTTTCTTTACAGTGTTTCCCAAAAATATGGGATAGGCTTCTGGAAACCGGGAGCAGGGATTATTCATCAGGTAATTTTAGAAAACTACGCCTTCCCCGGCGGAATGATGATAGGAACCGATTCTCATACTCCTAATGCAGGGGGATTAGGAATGATAGCCATAGGTGTAGGGGGTGCCGATGCGGTAGATGTTATGGCAGGTCTTCCCTGGGAATTGAAATTCCCAAAGATTCTTGGTGTTAAACTCACTGGAGAATTAAAAGGCTGGACATCTCCAAAAGATGTGATATTAAAATTAGCCGGTATTCTTACTGTTAAAGGGGGAACAGGATATATTATTGAATACTTTGGACCTGGCGTAGAGACAATTTCATGCACGGGCAAAGCAACCATCTGCAATATGGGTGCCGAAGTAGGGGCAACCTGTTCTATTTTCCCTTTTGATAAACGGATGAAAGATTATTTATTTCACACAGGCAGGGAAAAAGTTGCACAATTATGCGAAGCATTAAGCAAAGAACTATGTCCTGATACGGATGTTGTTTTAACTCCCGAAAAATATTACGATTTAGTAATAGAAATAGACCTATCCACACTGGAACCATACTTAAATGGTCCATTCACACCTGATTTAGCCACTCCTATCTCTCAAATCAAAGAAAAGGCTATCGCAAACAACTGGCCTCTCAAAGTAGAGGTAGGTTTGATAGGTTCATGCACAAATTCTTCCTATGAGGATTTAAGCAGGTCGGCATCTATTGCACGACAGGCAGTATCCAAAAAATTAAAGGCAAAAGCAGAATTTATAATAACTCCCGGGTCTGAACAAATACATGAAACAATTGAAAGAGATGGTATACTTAAAGACTTTGAGAATATAAATGGGGTTGTTCTTGCTAATGCATGTGGTCCTTGCATTGGCCAATGGGCAAGACATCGCTATAGTCCTAATGATGAACCGAATACAATTGTAACTTCATTTAATAGAAATTTTGCAAAAAGGAATGATGGTAACCCTAAAACTCATGCTTTTGTATCTTCCCCAGAAATCGTAACAGCGTTAGTTTTATCCGGAGATATTACATTTAATCCGTTAACCGATAAATTAATCAATGAAGAAGGGGTCGAAGTAATGTTAGACCCTCCTACAGGTGACGAATTTCCCAGAAACGGTTTTGTATGTAGTAATTCTGGCTATGTTCCACCTGCAGAACAATCTCAAAACCTAAATGTAGATGTGCGCGCTGATTCACAACGATTACAATTATTAGAACCCTTCCCTCCAAACAATGGAGACCTTATAGGTTTATATCTTCTACTAAAAATCAAAGGAAAATGCACAACAGACCATATATCCCCTGCAGGACCATGGTTAAAATATCGAGGACATCTTGATAATATCTCTAATAATTGTTTCATGGGTGCTATTAACGCATTCAACAACAAATCAAATACTACAAAAAACTTATTAACTTCTGAATATGGAACTGTATCACAGGTTCAACGCTTTTATAAACAAAAAGGGATAGGAACCATTGTAGTTGGTGATGAAAACTATGGAGAAGGTTCTTCCCGCGAACATGCTGCCATGGAACCGAGATATTTAGGTGTAAAGGCTATCCTCGTTCGTAGTTTCGCTCGTATCCATGAAACAAACCTAAAAAAACAGGGAATTCTTGCTCTTACCTTTGCAGACCCTAAAGACTACGATAAAATTCAAGAAGATGATAAGATTGATATATTAGGTCTTGACGACTTTTCACCACAAAAACCTCTAACCGTTGTCATTCATCACTCCGATGGAACAAAAGAAACCCTATTAGCAAACCATTCTTACAACGCCACACAAATCGAATGGTATAAATCGGGTGGTGCATTGAACATTATTAGGAAACAATTCTCAAAAAAAGAAATGTGA